A window of Rhodococcus sp. SGAir0479 contains these coding sequences:
- a CDS encoding glycosyltransferase family 4 protein: MKIGMVCPYSFDVPGGVQAHVAELAEVLIERGHKVSVLAPASDGTELPDFVVSAGRAVAIPYNGSVARLTFGPVSYARTRRWIAENDFDVLHIHEPNAPSLSMLAMKIAEGPIVATFHTSTTKSLVLSTFQGVLQPYLEKISGRIAVSELARRWQVESLGSDAVEIPNGVDVPAFADAPLLPGYPRPGRTVLFLGRYDEPRKGMAVLLGALPALAEKYPDLEILVVGRGDEEKLRKEAGPFARHLRLLGQVSDAEKASALRSADVYCAPNLGGESFGIVLVEAMAAGAPVVASELDAFRRVLRDGTAGLLVPVGDSAALAAAIDSVLGDDDRRRALTDAARVVVGEYDWPVVAEQILRVYETVTVGSTGVREVRS; the protein is encoded by the coding sequence ATGAAGATCGGCATGGTCTGCCCGTACTCCTTCGACGTACCGGGCGGTGTGCAGGCGCACGTCGCCGAGCTCGCGGAGGTGCTGATCGAGCGCGGGCACAAGGTCAGCGTTCTCGCGCCGGCATCGGACGGCACCGAGTTGCCCGACTTCGTGGTGTCGGCGGGACGCGCGGTGGCCATCCCCTACAACGGATCGGTGGCGCGGCTGACGTTCGGACCGGTGTCGTACGCCCGCACGCGCCGCTGGATCGCCGAGAACGACTTCGACGTGCTGCACATCCACGAACCCAACGCGCCGAGCCTGTCGATGCTCGCGATGAAGATCGCCGAGGGGCCGATCGTCGCGACGTTCCACACCTCGACCACGAAGTCGCTGGTGCTGAGCACGTTCCAGGGGGTGCTGCAGCCGTACCTCGAGAAGATCAGTGGCCGGATCGCGGTGTCCGAACTGGCCCGGCGCTGGCAGGTCGAGTCGCTCGGATCCGACGCCGTCGAGATCCCCAACGGCGTCGACGTCCCGGCCTTCGCCGATGCCCCGCTCCTGCCGGGGTATCCGCGTCCGGGCAGGACGGTGCTGTTCCTGGGCCGCTACGACGAGCCGCGCAAGGGCATGGCAGTGCTCCTCGGCGCCCTGCCCGCCCTGGCCGAGAAGTACCCCGACCTCGAGATCCTCGTGGTGGGCCGCGGCGACGAGGAGAAGCTGCGCAAGGAGGCGGGTCCGTTCGCCCGGCACCTGCGTCTGCTCGGACAGGTCAGTGACGCCGAGAAGGCGTCGGCACTGCGCAGCGCCGACGTGTACTGCGCCCCCAACCTCGGGGGCGAGAGCTTCGGCATCGTGCTCGTCGAGGCGATGGCGGCCGGGGCCCCCGTCGTCGCGAGCGAGCTCGACGCGTTCCGGCGGGTGCTGCGGGACGGCACCGCGGGATTGCTGGTCCCGGTCGGGGACTCGGCCGCTCTCGCGGCGGCGATCGACTCCGTGCTCGGCGACGACGACCGCCGCAGGGCGCTGACCGACGCGGCGCGCGTCGTGGTCGGGGAGTACGACTGGCCGGTCGTCGCGGAGCAGATCCTGCGGGTGTACGAGACCGTCACGGTGGGCTCCACCGGTGTGCGTGAGGTGCGTTCGTGA
- a CDS encoding NUDIX hydrolase gives MTFSALTILIVALIAAVIAVVGAWAYGTANRLDRLHVRSDLSWQALDAALARRAVVVRAIAAAMPATSGEGRRLSMLAGQAERAERAQREPAENALSGALATLDTHSLPPQLVAELADAEARVLIARRFHNDAVRDTLALRTRRPVRWLHLGGTAPLPTYFEIAERPESSSALQLDDVRTSARVVLLDDRGRVLLMRGHDPATPESSFWFTVGGAVESGETLRAAAVREISEETGLTADPDALRGPLWRRVAIFPFAGELIRSEELFFALRTDEFVPHSGGFTELEQRTITEHRWCTAADIRTIQQGGEPVYPQDLAALLDEANMAVVRADEPAVRAIR, from the coding sequence GTGACCTTCTCCGCCCTGACGATCCTGATCGTCGCGCTCATCGCTGCCGTGATCGCGGTGGTGGGCGCCTGGGCGTACGGCACCGCGAACCGGCTCGACCGGTTGCACGTGCGCTCGGACCTGTCCTGGCAGGCACTCGACGCGGCGCTGGCGCGCAGGGCCGTCGTCGTCCGTGCCATCGCCGCGGCGATGCCGGCCACGTCGGGGGAGGGCCGGCGGCTGTCGATGCTCGCCGGTCAGGCCGAGCGCGCCGAGCGTGCGCAGCGCGAGCCCGCCGAGAACGCGCTCTCGGGAGCGCTGGCCACCCTCGACACCCATTCTCTCCCACCGCAGTTGGTCGCCGAGCTCGCCGATGCCGAGGCCCGGGTGCTCATCGCCCGGCGGTTCCACAACGACGCGGTGCGCGACACCCTCGCGCTGCGCACCCGACGGCCGGTCCGCTGGCTGCATCTGGGTGGCACGGCGCCGCTGCCCACGTACTTCGAGATCGCGGAGCGGCCGGAATCGTCGTCGGCGTTGCAACTCGACGACGTCCGCACGTCCGCGCGGGTCGTGCTGCTCGACGACCGCGGACGGGTGCTGCTCATGCGTGGGCACGATCCCGCGACCCCCGAGTCGTCGTTCTGGTTCACCGTGGGCGGCGCCGTCGAGAGCGGGGAGACGCTGCGTGCGGCGGCGGTCCGGGAGATCTCCGAGGAGACGGGCCTCACGGCGGATCCGGACGCGCTGCGGGGACCGCTGTGGCGGCGGGTGGCGATCTTCCCGTTCGCCGGTGAACTGATCCGCTCCGAGGAGCTGTTCTTCGCCCTGCGGACCGACGAATTCGTTCCGCATTCCGGGGGTTTCACCGAACTCGAACAGCGCACCATCACCGAGCACCGGTGGTGTACGGCGGCGGACATCCGGACCATCCAACAGGGCGGGGAGCCGGTGTATCCGCAGGACCTGGCGGCCCTGTTGGACGAGGCGAACATGGCCGTCGTGCGGGCCGACGAGCCGGCGGTCCGCGCGATCCGCTGA
- the pdxS gene encoding pyridoxal 5'-phosphate synthase lyase subunit PdxS, with translation MSTPDTTPTTGTARVKRGMAEMLKGGVIMDVVTAEQAKIAEDAGAVAVMALERVPADIRAQGGVSRMSDPDMIDGIISAVSIPVMAKARIGHFVEAQILQSLGVDYVDESEVLTPADYENHIDKFAFTVPFVCGATNLGEALRRINEGAAMIRSKGEAGTGDVSNATTHMRRIRQEIRRLTSLPEDELYVAAKELQAPYDLVVEVAKAGKLPVTLFTAGGIATPADAAMMMQLGAEGVFVGSGIFKSGNPAERAAAIVKATTFHDDPDVLAKVSRGLGEAMVGINVDEIPQPHRLAERGW, from the coding sequence GTGAGCACCCCCGACACCACCCCCACTACCGGCACGGCGCGCGTGAAGCGGGGCATGGCCGAGATGCTCAAGGGCGGCGTCATCATGGACGTGGTCACCGCCGAGCAGGCCAAGATCGCCGAGGATGCCGGTGCCGTCGCGGTCATGGCGCTCGAGCGGGTGCCCGCCGACATCCGCGCCCAGGGCGGCGTCTCGCGCATGTCGGATCCGGACATGATCGACGGCATCATCTCCGCGGTGTCGATCCCGGTGATGGCCAAGGCCCGTATCGGTCACTTCGTCGAGGCCCAGATCCTGCAGTCGTTGGGTGTCGACTACGTCGACGAGTCCGAGGTCCTGACTCCCGCGGACTACGAGAACCACATCGACAAGTTCGCGTTCACGGTCCCGTTCGTGTGTGGTGCCACCAACCTCGGTGAGGCTTTGCGCCGGATCAACGAGGGTGCGGCGATGATCCGCTCCAAGGGTGAGGCCGGCACCGGAGACGTCTCCAACGCCACCACCCACATGCGCCGGATCCGTCAGGAGATCCGCCGCCTGACCTCCCTGCCGGAGGACGAGCTGTACGTCGCGGCGAAGGAGCTGCAGGCGCCGTACGATCTGGTCGTCGAGGTCGCGAAGGCCGGCAAGCTGCCGGTCACCCTGTTCACCGCCGGCGGTATCGCCACCCCGGCCGACGCGGCGATGATGATGCAGCTCGGCGCCGAGGGTGTGTTCGTCGGCTCGGGTATCTTCAAGTCCGGCAACCCGGCCGAGCGGGCCGCCGCGATCGTCAAGGCCACCACCTTCCACGACGATCCGGACGTCCTGGCCAAGGTCTCCCGCGGCCTGGGCGAGGCCATGGTCGGCATCAACGTCGACGAGATCCCCCAGCCGCACCGCCTCGCCGAGCGCGGCTGGTGA
- a CDS encoding acyl-CoA thioesterase: MAKIEQILELERLEKDIFRGIATETILPRTFGGQVAGQALVSAVRTVDDHLHVHSLHGYFLRPGNPVMPIVYLVDRIRDGRSFTTRRVTAVQDGQAIFTMSASFHVLDEGIEHQDVMPSVPDPDELPDAASLTSEEMSWEFREWADWDLRFVPADRIRRKPGVPVQQQVWFRSREELPDDPMFHICTLAYMSDMTLLASASTIHPDTPVQSASLDHALWFLRPFRADDWLLYDQTSPSAGFGRALTQGRIFDRSGNLVAAVVQEGLTRLLRRD, encoded by the coding sequence ATGGCGAAGATCGAGCAGATCCTGGAGCTCGAGCGGCTCGAGAAGGACATCTTCCGGGGCATTGCCACCGAGACGATTTTGCCGCGCACGTTCGGCGGGCAGGTCGCCGGTCAGGCGCTGGTGTCCGCGGTGCGCACGGTCGACGACCATCTCCACGTGCACTCGCTGCACGGCTACTTCCTGCGTCCGGGCAACCCCGTGATGCCGATCGTCTACCTCGTCGACCGGATCCGGGACGGGCGGTCGTTCACCACCCGCCGAGTGACCGCCGTGCAGGACGGTCAGGCGATCTTCACGATGTCGGCGTCGTTCCACGTCCTCGACGAAGGCATCGAGCACCAGGACGTGATGCCGTCGGTGCCGGACCCGGACGAACTGCCCGACGCGGCGTCGCTGACGTCGGAGGAGATGTCCTGGGAGTTCCGCGAGTGGGCCGACTGGGACCTGCGGTTCGTGCCGGCCGACCGGATTCGCCGCAAGCCCGGGGTGCCGGTCCAGCAGCAGGTCTGGTTCCGCTCGCGCGAAGAACTGCCCGACGATCCGATGTTCCACATCTGCACGCTCGCCTACATGAGCGACATGACGTTGCTGGCGTCGGCCAGCACGATCCATCCCGACACCCCCGTCCAGAGCGCGTCGCTGGACCACGCGCTGTGGTTCCTGCGGCCGTTCCGGGCCGACGACTGGCTCCTCTACGACCAGACGTCGCCGTCCGCGGGTTTCGGCCGTGCCCTCACTCAGGGCCGGATCTTCGACCGCAGCGGCAATCTCGTCGCGGCCGTGGTGCAGGAAGGTCTCACCCGGCTCCTGCGTCGCGACTGA
- the pdxT gene encoding pyridoxal 5'-phosphate synthase glutaminase subunit PdxT, protein MANQPTIGVLALQGDVREHLAALESCGARGIGVRRLSELESVDGLIIPGGESTTMSRLLTVFELLEPLRARLKAGMPAFGSCAGMILLASEILDTRPDAEHLNGLDITVRRNAFGRQVDSFEADLDFAEIAGDPVRAVFIRAPWVERVGAGVDVLARVPEGPAADHIVAVRQGSVLATSFHPEVTGDRRVHGLFVDMVRGN, encoded by the coding sequence GTGGCAAATCAACCGACCATCGGCGTGCTCGCGTTGCAGGGCGACGTGCGCGAGCACCTCGCGGCACTCGAATCCTGTGGGGCGCGTGGTATCGGCGTCCGCCGACTCTCGGAACTCGAATCCGTGGACGGGCTGATCATCCCGGGCGGTGAGTCGACGACGATGAGCCGGCTCCTCACCGTCTTCGAGTTGCTCGAACCGCTGCGTGCGCGCCTGAAGGCGGGAATGCCGGCGTTCGGTTCCTGCGCCGGCATGATCCTGCTGGCGAGCGAGATCCTCGACACGCGTCCGGATGCCGAGCACCTCAACGGTCTGGACATCACGGTGCGGCGCAACGCGTTCGGCCGGCAGGTCGACTCCTTCGAGGCCGACCTCGACTTCGCCGAGATCGCGGGCGATCCGGTGCGGGCCGTGTTCATTCGGGCGCCGTGGGTCGAACGCGTGGGCGCCGGCGTCGACGTGCTGGCGCGGGTGCCGGAGGGCCCCGCGGCCGACCACATCGTGGCGGTCCGGCAGGGGAGCGTGCTGGCGACGTCGTTCCATCCGGAGGTCACCGGCGACCGCCGCGTGCACGGACTGTTCGTGGACATGGTGCGGGGGAACTGA
- a CDS encoding alpha/beta hydrolase, giving the protein MRIHRPAAAGRLKKRLIGMAAAVLMLPALAAVTTTSTANAAPRGGYEEVFVNSAMGPIKVQIQWAARGGNAALYLLDGLRARNDRNAWSFETNAREQFRNDNITLVMPVGGESSFYSDWYAPSNFNGQKVTYKWETFLTQDLPAYLETRGVSRSNNAVTGLSMGGSAALTLAAYHRDQFKHAGSFSGYLNISAPGMREGIRLAMLDAGGFNVDSMWGPPWSPAWLRNDPFVFAPQLRGLSLYISSGNGLIGEFDRPVGSVGSFNTSNAMGLEALALANSRAFQLRLNSLGIPATFDFTTTGTHSWAYWSEELWKSRAQILDTLNAW; this is encoded by the coding sequence ATGCGCATTCACAGACCGGCTGCGGCCGGCCGACTGAAGAAGCGATTGATCGGGATGGCGGCAGCGGTCCTCATGCTCCCCGCGTTGGCGGCGGTCACCACGACGTCGACCGCGAATGCGGCCCCCCGGGGCGGTTACGAGGAAGTCTTCGTCAACTCCGCGATGGGGCCGATCAAGGTCCAGATCCAGTGGGCGGCACGCGGTGGTAACGCCGCGCTGTACCTGCTCGACGGCCTACGTGCCCGCAACGACCGCAACGCGTGGTCGTTCGAGACGAATGCGCGGGAGCAGTTCCGGAACGACAACATCACGCTCGTGATGCCGGTCGGCGGTGAGTCCAGTTTCTACTCGGACTGGTACGCACCGAGCAACTTCAACGGGCAGAAGGTCACGTACAAGTGGGAGACCTTCCTGACCCAGGATCTGCCCGCCTACCTCGAGACCCGTGGCGTCTCCCGGAGCAACAACGCCGTCACGGGACTGTCGATGGGTGGGTCGGCCGCGCTGACGCTGGCCGCGTACCACCGCGACCAGTTCAAGCACGCGGGCTCGTTCTCCGGGTACCTGAACATCTCGGCGCCGGGCATGCGGGAGGGCATCCGTCTCGCGATGCTCGACGCGGGCGGCTTCAACGTCGACTCGATGTGGGGTCCGCCGTGGAGCCCGGCATGGCTGCGCAACGACCCGTTCGTGTTCGCTCCGCAGCTGCGCGGACTGTCGCTCTACATCTCGTCCGGCAACGGCCTGATCGGCGAGTTCGACCGCCCGGTCGGCTCCGTCGGCTCGTTCAACACCTCCAACGCGATGGGACTCGAGGCACTGGCGCTGGCCAACAGCCGAGCGTTCCAGCTCCGGTTGAACTCCCTCGGGATCCCGGCGACGTTCGATTTCACGACCACCGGGACCCACTCGTGGGCCTACTGGTCCGAGGAGCTGTGGAAGTCCCGCGCGCAGATTCTGGACACCCTCAACGCGTGGTGA